In one Erythrobacteraceae bacterium WH01K genomic region, the following are encoded:
- a CDS encoding glutathione S-transferase yields MSTLTVHHLGISQSERVVWLCEELGIDYEFKRYDRRADNRLAPDELKALHPAGMAPVIQDGDLVLAESGAICEYVDRKYGAEKHCLRPEHPDFADHLFWFHYTNGTFMTNGMMQLMLSMADAQNPMPGNFVADRTAKAWDQVEQRLGEAEFFGGKQLTLADIMMVYGLTTARMMRGTTLDDKPNTRAYLKRIGEREAYRRMWAKCEPGVEPNLS; encoded by the coding sequence ATGAGCACCCTGACCGTCCACCATCTCGGCATTTCGCAGTCCGAGCGCGTCGTCTGGCTGTGCGAGGAGCTGGGGATCGACTATGAGTTCAAGCGCTACGACCGCCGGGCGGACAATCGCCTCGCGCCGGACGAGCTGAAGGCGCTGCACCCGGCCGGCATGGCACCGGTCATCCAGGACGGCGACCTCGTGCTCGCCGAAAGCGGAGCGATCTGCGAATATGTCGATCGCAAATACGGCGCGGAGAAACATTGCCTGCGGCCCGAGCACCCCGATTTCGCGGACCACCTGTTCTGGTTCCACTACACCAACGGCACCTTCATGACGAACGGCATGATGCAGCTGATGCTGTCCATGGCCGACGCGCAGAACCCGATGCCCGGCAATTTCGTGGCCGATCGCACGGCCAAGGCTTGGGACCAGGTCGAACAGCGGCTGGGCGAGGCGGAATTCTTCGGGGGCAAGCAGCTGACGCTGGCCGACATCATGATGGTCTATGGCCTCACCACCGCCCGCATGATGCGCGGCACCACGCTGGACGACAAGCCGAACACGCGAGCCTATCTGAAGCGCATCGGCGAGCGCGAGGCCTATCGGCGGATGTGGGCCAAGTGCGAACCGGGGGTGGAGCCGAACCTTTCTTAG